One segment of Paenibacillus rhizovicinus DNA contains the following:
- a CDS encoding aldose 1-epimerase, translating to MQRYAAETRVQEGLNVIVLTDRSSDSEARLLPDAGNNLFLFSSAGQEIIKTPISLHRLREDRSAATRYGTPILFPPNRIQDGMFTFKGRNYRFPLTEPPEYHLHGELVSRAWEVVAYGSSEEEGAWVTSRLQYADHPDILAYYPHPLTFAITYRLLDGKLQMDSTIKNEGTDEAPFFYGLHPYFSIPAALENSTTLHIPAVEEWPATDKAFVTGMPSDTALSQAMRSGFPLASYPKLGCSMLTLDPESDAICRFKLPAYSIAYQVDKQFPFVLLFSPSWNESFSIEPYTYLTDAFNLPYSPDLTGAQGIVAGEERCLRTSLWVE from the coding sequence ATGCAAAGATACGCAGCCGAGACGCGCGTTCAAGAGGGCCTGAACGTTATCGTTCTGACAGATAGGAGCAGCGATTCCGAGGCAAGGCTGCTTCCGGACGCGGGCAATAACTTGTTTCTTTTCAGCTCGGCGGGCCAGGAGATCATCAAGACGCCGATCAGCTTGCATCGCCTGCGCGAAGACCGGTCTGCCGCGACAAGATACGGTACGCCGATTTTATTTCCGCCCAACCGAATCCAAGACGGCATGTTTACGTTCAAGGGACGCAACTATCGGTTTCCGCTAACGGAACCGCCTGAATATCACCTGCATGGGGAACTCGTCAGCAGAGCTTGGGAAGTTGTGGCCTACGGCTCCTCGGAAGAGGAAGGGGCGTGGGTGACCAGTCGTTTGCAATACGCGGACCACCCGGACATCCTGGCGTATTACCCGCATCCATTGACGTTTGCCATCACGTACCGGCTCCTGGACGGGAAGCTGCAGATGGACAGTACGATCAAGAACGAAGGAACGGACGAGGCGCCTTTCTTCTATGGCTTGCATCCGTATTTCTCGATTCCGGCTGCGCTCGAGAACAGCACGACGCTGCACATTCCCGCCGTGGAAGAGTGGCCGGCCACGGACAAAGCATTCGTGACGGGGATGCCGTCGGATACGGCGCTGAGCCAAGCGATGCGCAGCGGATTCCCGCTGGCAAGCTATCCGAAGCTCGGATGCTCGATGCTGACGCTCGATCCGGAATCCGATGCCATCTGCCGTTTCAAGCTGCCGGCTTACTCGATCGCCTACCAAGTGGATAAACAGTTTCCGTTCGTGCTGCTGTTCAGTCCGAGTTGGAACGAATCGTTCTCGATCGAGCCCTACACGTATTTAACGGATGCGTTTAACCTTCCGTATTCGCCCGACCTTACGGGTGCGCAGGGCATTGTGGCGGGCGAGGAACGCTGTCTGCGGACGTCGCTGTGGGTCGAATAA
- a CDS encoding Rieske 2Fe-2S domain-containing protein: protein MSNGEWVAVCEVGEIDVEDVIRFDQGEQSFAVYRTDKGDYHATAGFCTHGKFHLADGLVMGKLIECPKHNGRFDVTSGAAVRVPACKDLQTYPVKVEANQVFIMI from the coding sequence ATGTCGAACGGTGAATGGGTGGCGGTTTGCGAGGTTGGCGAGATCGACGTGGAGGATGTGATTCGTTTCGATCAAGGGGAGCAATCCTTCGCGGTCTATCGGACGGACAAAGGGGATTATCATGCGACGGCCGGCTTCTGCACGCACGGCAAGTTCCATCTCGCGGACGGCCTTGTGATGGGCAAATTGATCGAATGTCCGAAGCATAACGGCAGATTCGACGTCACGAGCGGCGCCGCGGTACGCGTGCCTGCGTGCAAGGATTTGCAGACGTATCCGGTTAAAGTCGAAGCGAACCAGGTCTTCATCATGATCTAA
- a CDS encoding fatty acid desaturase family protein, translating into MAIVVQRRDYSLKGKESKRAEEKGLASAQWHATAIPRAKMKELMKRKDGPAIRDTIIWFGGLIVLGVLAYLSWGTWWAVPAFFLYGLLYATPGDSRWHECGHGTAFKTPWMNDVVYHIASFFVLRSATPWRWSHSRHHTDTIIVGRDPEIITARPPVWKILYMQLFHLYGGPIEIKRFILHTFGRLEEQEKDYIPESEYAKVFREARIYMLVFLAVIAACAFTGSILPAMFIILPSFYGGLLVLIFGITQHLGLYEDVLDHRLNTRTIYMNRVFRFLYWNMNYHTEHHMFPMVPFHALPKLHQEMKHDCPEARPSLWAALREVVGALRKQKQDPAYVVVKPLPVTATPYRYGPELNIETRSEA; encoded by the coding sequence ATGGCGATCGTCGTTCAGCGAAGAGACTACAGTTTGAAGGGCAAGGAAAGCAAACGGGCGGAGGAGAAAGGGCTCGCATCCGCGCAATGGCACGCAACGGCAATACCGCGGGCCAAGATGAAGGAGCTTATGAAGCGCAAGGACGGTCCGGCGATTCGGGACACGATCATTTGGTTCGGCGGACTTATTGTTCTCGGTGTTCTGGCCTATCTCTCTTGGGGCACCTGGTGGGCGGTTCCGGCCTTCTTCCTCTACGGGCTGCTCTATGCGACGCCGGGCGATTCCCGATGGCATGAATGCGGACACGGCACGGCTTTCAAGACGCCTTGGATGAACGATGTCGTCTATCATATTGCCTCGTTCTTCGTCCTGCGTTCCGCTACGCCATGGCGCTGGAGCCATTCCCGTCATCATACCGATACGATTATCGTGGGCCGCGACCCGGAGATCATTACGGCGAGACCGCCGGTCTGGAAAATCCTTTATATGCAGCTCTTCCATCTCTACGGCGGTCCGATCGAAATCAAACGATTCATTCTGCATACGTTCGGCAGGCTGGAGGAGCAAGAGAAGGACTATATCCCGGAATCCGAGTATGCGAAAGTGTTCCGCGAAGCCCGCATTTACATGCTCGTCTTCCTGGCCGTCATTGCCGCTTGCGCGTTCACGGGCAGCATTCTCCCGGCGATGTTCATCATTCTTCCTTCGTTCTACGGCGGCTTGCTCGTGCTCATCTTCGGCATTACGCAGCATTTGGGGCTGTACGAGGATGTGCTGGATCACAGGCTGAACACGCGCACGATCTATATGAACCGCGTCTTCAGGTTCCTGTACTGGAACATGAATTATCATACCGAGCATCATATGTTTCCGATGGTTCCCTTCCACGCGCTGCCGAAGCTTCACCAAGAGATGAAGCACGACTGTCCGGAAGCGCGGCCGAGCCTGTGGGCGGCACTCCGGGAGGTCGTCGGCGCGCTGCGCAAGCAGAAGCAGGATCCTGCCTACGTGGTCGTTAAGCCTTTGCCGGTAACGGCGACCCCGTATCGTTACGGTCCCGAGCTAAATATTGAAACGAGGAGTGAAGCCTAA
- a CDS encoding LacI family DNA-binding transcriptional regulator produces the protein MTVTIREIAKQAGVSRGTVDRVLNDRPGVKPHVRARILEIVNELNYVPNLAAKALAYQKKPVVFGIVMPPEDIEFFESIRSGINSAADELKDLGIRLDYRYVDNRGPEEGAAAIRELVEAGVSGIMFSVMDDELIRASIDYAAERNVPVVTFNSDVEHSKRICFVGQDLHKSGLVAAGLMNRVLHERAKVVIVTGNLKFHAHRSRVEGFRKGLADYGSRFEVLDVIEGYDRYAETFEQLDRLLGEHADLGGIYMATGDIAACVDAIKKHRREGQLRVVCNDLMPPAEQGLRERIIDFTIVQNPERQGYVSLRMLYDHVFAGKQPESEHHFTETHIYIPESL, from the coding sequence ATGACCGTAACTATCAGAGAAATCGCAAAGCAGGCCGGCGTCTCCAGAGGCACGGTCGACCGGGTATTGAACGACAGGCCAGGCGTAAAGCCGCATGTACGTGCCCGCATACTAGAAATCGTCAACGAATTGAATTATGTTCCCAATCTTGCCGCCAAAGCGCTCGCCTATCAGAAGAAGCCGGTCGTATTCGGCATCGTCATGCCGCCGGAAGACATTGAGTTCTTCGAATCCATCCGCAGCGGAATCAACAGCGCCGCAGACGAGCTGAAGGACCTCGGCATCCGGTTGGATTACCGCTACGTGGACAACAGAGGTCCCGAAGAAGGAGCCGCGGCCATTCGCGAGCTGGTCGAAGCGGGCGTCAGCGGCATCATGTTCTCCGTCATGGACGACGAGCTGATCCGGGCGAGCATCGATTACGCGGCGGAGCGAAATGTCCCCGTCGTCACGTTTAATTCCGACGTGGAGCACAGTAAACGGATCTGCTTCGTCGGACAGGATCTGCACAAGAGCGGCTTGGTAGCCGCCGGCCTGATGAACCGCGTGCTGCACGAGCGGGCCAAAGTCGTCATCGTTACGGGCAATCTCAAATTCCATGCGCATCGTTCGCGCGTGGAAGGGTTTCGGAAAGGGCTGGCCGATTACGGAAGCCGCTTCGAAGTGCTGGATGTCATCGAAGGCTACGACCGCTATGCGGAAACGTTCGAGCAGCTGGACCGGCTATTGGGCGAGCACGCGGACCTCGGCGGGATCTATATGGCGACGGGCGATATCGCCGCATGCGTCGATGCCATCAAGAAGCATCGGAGGGAAGGACAGCTCCGCGTCGTGTGCAATGATTTGATGCCGCCGGCGGAGCAGGGACTTCGCGAGCGGATCATCGATTTCACGATCGTCCAGAACCCGGAGAGGCAAGGCTATGTATCGCTGCGCATGCTGTACGACCATGTGTTTGCGGGCAAGCAGCCCGAGTCCGAGCATCATTTTACGGAGACTCACATTTATATCCCTGAAAGCCTGTAA